TGGCCGCCTACAGCAAGCGGCGTGAGGTCGCGGTCATGAAGCTGGTCGGCGCGTCCAACTGGTTCATCCAGGCGCCGTTCGTGCTGGAGGCCGTGGTCGCCGGTCTGATCGGCTCACTGCTCGGCCTGATCGCGCTGATCGGCGCGAAGTACTTCCTCTTCGACGGGTCGTTGCAGGCGCTGCGCGGGCTGCTCTCGCCGATCCAGTGGTCGGACATCTTCCTGATGTTCCCGCTGATGGCCGGCGTCGGCGGCCTGGTCAGCGCGGTCACCGCCTGGGTCACGCTCCGCTTCTACCTGCGGGTCTAGTCACCGTACGGCTCTCCGAGGGCCCTTCCGCGCCAGGAATAAACGGCGCGGGAGGGCCCTTGTCGTTCGGGTAGCATGATCTCCGCCCGCCGGCCGGTCGGTGGGCGGATCACACGGAAGGAGGTGGCGCCGATGCCACGGGAAAAGGGTCGCAAGGTGGTCGCCTCCAACAAGAAGGCGCGCCACGACTACGCCATCCTCGACACGTACGAGGCGGGCATGGCGCTGACCGGCACCGAGGTGAAGTCGTTGCGTGCGGGTCGGGCCTCGCTGGTCGACGCGTTCGCCCAGGAGCGCAACGGCGAGTTGTACCTGCACGGCATGCACATCCCGGAGTACACCCAGGGCACCTGGACCAACCACGAGCCCCGGCGTACCCGCAAGCTGCTGCTCAAGCGCCTGGAGATCGACCGGCTGATCGGCAAGACCCGCGAGGGCGGGCTGACCATGGTGCCGTTGCAGGTCTACTTCTCCGACGGTTGGGCGAAGGTGGAGATCGCCCTGGCCAAGGGCAAGAAGTCGTACGACAAGCGGCAGGATCTGGCCAAGCGGGACGCCGACCGGGAGATCGCCCGGGTGGCGGGCCGGCGCGGCAAGGGGATGGACGACTGATTCGTCCCGTCCGTCCGGGTTCGCAGGTCGGACCCGGCCTCGGGATGAATCCGGTTGCGGCAGGCGTTACGCTTGTCGGAGCCGCCAACACCGGCGGCCCGTCGAGGGGGTGACTGGTTTCGACTTCGTACGTTGCGGCAGGGGAAGCGAGCCGAGGAAGCCGACGTCGTCTCGAGAATCGTTCGTCGGAAACCAATAAGCGCCAAGAACAATCGCGCTGACTTCGCTCTCGCCGCCTGAGGCGAGTAGTGAGTCTGTCGGCCTGGGAGTGCCTTCGACCCAGTTAGCCGGCATCAGCTAGAAGGCTGGCCAATCGGACCCGGTCGCGGGGTCCGTGCGGCGAGATCAATCAGCGACTGGGCCCGTCACACCGACTCGCTCGCGTGATCGGAGGGGCCGAGTAGAGGCACAGCGAGCTGCGCTCGGAGAAGCCCTGACAAACCGGCGAAGGACCCGGGTTCGATTCCCGGCACCTCCACCACCTGAACTGTGCGCCCCGATCCACCGGACCGGGGCGCACAGTCGTGTCCGGGGCCGCTCGGCCCGCTGCCCCCTGGGGCTGGTGCGACGCCTGGGACCGATGGGGCAGTCGGGTCGAATGAGGCGGTGCCGGAGCCTGGACAGGGTGCGGTCACGGGTCCACCATCGCTGTACGCGGAAGCACACGCAGCGCGGGAGGTGCCCATGGTCACCGGTCCGATCCAGCAGCCGTCCGTCGTTCCCACGGCGGTCCGCCCGCCCGCCGCCCGCCGCCCCGTCGGCGACCTGTCCGCCCTGTCCCGGGCGCTGGTCGTGCCGCCGGGGGAGCCGCACTGGCGGGAACGGGTCATCGGGCAGCTCGTCCCGGTCCGCCGGGGCTTCGCCGAACACGTCCGGCTCACCGAGGGGCCGGCCGGTCTCTACGCCGAACTGCTCGTCCAGGCGCCCCGGCTGCACCGGGGCGTACGGCTGCTGGCCCGGGAGCACAGGGCCATCGTCGTGGCGCTGGCCGACCTCCAGCACGCCGTCGAGTGGCCCGGGGTACGCGCCGAGGACCTGCGGCGGCGTACCGACGAACTGCTCGACGCGCTGGCCCGGCACCGGCAGCGCGGCGCGGACCTGCTCTGGGAGGCGTACCAGACCGACCTCGGCGGCGAGACCTGAGCCGGCGGAACCGGACGACGGCGCAGGTCGTCCAAGGGGTATGCGTCGACGTCTGGCACTGCTGAGCCTGCCCCTGGTCGCCGTGACCGCCTGCGCGCCGGCCGGCAGCGGCCCGGCCGACGGCGGGTCCGCCGGCCCCGACCCCCGCCGGGAGGCGTTCGCGCAACGGGCCGTCGAGGTCGCCGAGGCGTGGCGTCCCGGCCCGGCCTGGACGACCGGCTACGTCCCGTTGCAGGACCCGACCGTGCTCGTCGGCGACCCCGACTTCACCGCCGACACCGAGGCGGCGTTCCGGGCCGGCTGGTACCGCGACCAGATCGACCTGCCGGCCGGCCGCCCCGCCCCCGGCACGATCCGGTTCCCCGACGGGACGATCACCGTGCCGCTGGTCAGCGCGGCCGAGGCGTACCGGCAGCTCGACCAGGGCGACCCGCCGCCGTGCGAGGGCCGGCCCCGGGAGCCCCGCCCGACCGTCGAACCCGGGCCGGACGGCTCGGTCGCCAGCCCGGTCGCCACCGCCTGCATCCCGCTCACCGTCACCGCCGTGCGGCTCGGCACCGCCGACGTCCGGACCAGCCGGGGCGTCGCCGCGGTGCCGGCCTGGCTGTTCACCGTGGAGGAGTTGGCCGCGCCGGTGGCCCGGGTCGCGGTCGCGCCGCAGTCGGTGGGGGCTCCGCCGGCGCCGACCGCGCCCGCCCGGCCCGCTCCCGACGGGATGGTGGCCGCCCAGCATCTCCGCTCGGCCGACGGGGCGACGCTGACCTACGTGCTCGGGGTCGGCTCCTGCGACACCGGGATCACGCCGCTGGTGCGGGAGCAGGACGACGTGGTGGTGGTCGGCGGCGCGGTGACCCGGTCGACCGGCGTCTGCGACGAGATGCTCAAGCTGGAGCCGGTCACCGTCACCCTGACCGCGCCGCTCGGCGGGCGGCCGGTGCTCGACGTGGTCACCGGCCAGGTGCTCACCGTGCAGCCCGGCTGAGGCGTCAGAGGATCCGCGGCACCTCGCCGCCGACCGGCACCGGCAGCACCGTCGGCCGGTCGGCCCCCAGCGCCCGCTCCAGCGCCGACGGCAGCTCGTCCAGCGAGCCGACGCCGTGCGCGGCGCAGCCGTAGCCGTGGGCGATGGCGGTGACGTCCAGGCCGGGCAGCTCCAGACCGGGCACCCCGGGGGTGGACTTCAGCTCGGCGAACGCCTTGAGGATCGCGTACTGCCGGTTGGCCGGCACCACCACGGCGAGGGGCAGGCGCAGCTGGGCCGCGGTCCAGAGCGCCTGCACCGAGTAGTGGAAGGAGCCGTCGCCGATCACCGCGACCACCGGCCGGCCCCGCCCGGTGTCCCGCTCGGCCAGGGCGATGCCGACGGCCGCCGGCAGGCCGTAGCCGAGCCCGCCGCTGGCCATGGTGAAGTACGACGCCGGCCGGGTCACCGGCAGCCGGCGGCGCAGCGCGGCCAGGCTGGACGGTGACTCCTGGACCAGCACCCCGTCGGTCGGCCAGCAGTCGGCAAGCGCGGCGAAGAGCGCGTCGGCGCTCGGCGGGTCGGTCGGTTCGGGCGGCTCCGGTTCGGGCCGGGGCGACGGCGCGGGCCGGTCGGCCGGCGGCAGCAGGTCCAGCAGCGCGGCCAGGGTCAGCCCGGCGTCGCCGAGCAGGCTGTCGCCGACCGGGGCGCGCGCCGCCTCGTCCGGGTCGTCGGTGACGTGCAGCAGCCGGGCCCCGTCGGGCAGGTGCTGCCCGGGCACGTCCGGGTAGTAGCGGAACACCGGCGCGCCGACGACCAGCACGACGTCGTGGCCGCGCAGCTGCTCCGCCAGCGGCGCCATCGCGAACGGCAGCACGCCCCGGTAGTGCGGGTGCCGCTCGGGGAAGGCGGCCCGTTCCGGCGCGGGTGCGGACCACACCGGCGCGGCGAGCCGCTCGGCCACCGCCACGGCCGGCGGCCAGCCACCGGCCCGGTCCACCGCCGCGCCGAGGACCAGCACCGGGTTACGGCTCGCGGCCAGCAGCGCGGCGAACTCCCGCAGCCGCCGGGGGTCGGGGGCGAACCGGGTGGCGACGGTACGCACCTGTGGCGGCGGGTCGGCCGGCTGCTCCCAGTCGTCCAGCGGCAGGGAGAGGAAGACCGGCCCGGCCGGAGGCTGG
This genomic interval from Micromonospora coxensis contains the following:
- the mdlC gene encoding benzoylformate decarboxylase encodes the protein MATVRDTTYELLRALGMTTVFGNPGSTEQPFLQDFPADFRYVHALHEASAVAMADGYAQATGRPAHVNLHTAPGTGNGMGNLVTAWHNRTPLIVTAGQQSRTMLLMEPRLAARHPTQLPQPYVKWSHEPVRAQDVPAAVMRAYATAAQPPAGPVFLSLPLDDWEQPADPPPQVRTVATRFAPDPRRLREFAALLAASRNPVLVLGAAVDRAGGWPPAVAVAERLAAPVWSAPAPERAAFPERHPHYRGVLPFAMAPLAEQLRGHDVVLVVGAPVFRYYPDVPGQHLPDGARLLHVTDDPDEAARAPVGDSLLGDAGLTLAALLDLLPPADRPAPSPRPEPEPPEPTDPPSADALFAALADCWPTDGVLVQESPSSLAALRRRLPVTRPASYFTMASGGLGYGLPAAVGIALAERDTGRGRPVVAVIGDGSFHYSVQALWTAAQLRLPLAVVVPANRQYAILKAFAELKSTPGVPGLELPGLDVTAIAHGYGCAAHGVGSLDELPSALERALGADRPTVLPVPVGGEVPRIL
- the smpB gene encoding SsrA-binding protein SmpB, coding for MPREKGRKVVASNKKARHDYAILDTYEAGMALTGTEVKSLRAGRASLVDAFAQERNGELYLHGMHIPEYTQGTWTNHEPRRTRKLLLKRLEIDRLIGKTREGGLTMVPLQVYFSDGWAKVEIALAKGKKSYDKRQDLAKRDADREIARVAGRRGKGMDD